Proteins co-encoded in one Malus domestica chromosome 09, GDT2T_hap1 genomic window:
- the LOC114827113 gene encoding receptor-like protein 6, which translates to MYSFYNVSAGPFLVPDSLSCFGKLTKLNYLNLRQINLRGNFPRFVANLTQLAYLNLRGNLITGEIPSWLAVDLTQLTFLQLAFNDLQGAIPKSLFHLSNLESLGLSDNNLSGLVEFDEFSNLKKLKKVGLSFNKLSVSVKSGLSATFPKFEILELAECNLTEFPEFLKNQYELEALDLSSNNIHGQIPKWVWNATRETLVNLNLDMNFLTGFEENPVMLPWKNLQYFNLRNNRLQGSLPIPPQSIMSYLVGNNNYSGEVSPLFCDLNYLQVLDLAINSLSGMLPRCLGKSSSLEILILMYNSFHGDIPPFCANRNSFKLVLLGHNRLQGKLPRSMADCTRLEFLDIGNNQMSDIFPSWLGVLPVLRGLILRSNSFHGIIGKPPTNHEFPNLCIIDLSNNLFSGMLPSKYMENWNFMKYVVANKGSWYFEVSSNFSTNKYGFYNQISYPMIILGKGVELTYDETPYVLRLIDFSSNRFEGEIPASIIGSLRALHFLNLSNNALSGHIPSSLGNLTALESLDLSQNKLLGRIPSSLAQLTFLEYFNVSHNHLWGPIPLGQQFGTFLEDSYQGNSGLCGKPLSKKCEGSQSSRLPPPSSFEEDEEAGFPFEFDWYVVLPGVISGLIVGVLAGNTLADKKHEWFVETFSKRRKPTTATATRGRRT; encoded by the coding sequence ATGTATTCATTTTATAACGTTTCCGCTGGCCCATTCTTAGTTCCTGATTCCTTGTCTTGttttggaaaactaaccaaGCTCAACTACTTGAATCTTCGGCAAATTAACTTAAGGGGAAATTTCCCACGTTTTGTGGCTAACCTGACCCAACTTGCATATCTAAACTTGCGTGGCAATTTAATAACTGGTGAAATCCCATCTTGGCTTGCAGTAGACTTGACCCAATTAACTTTTCTACAGCTCGCCTTCAACGATTTGCAAGGAGCAATTCCTAAATCGCTTTTCCACCTCAGCAATCTTGAATCTCTTGGCCTTTCCGATAATAATTTGAGTGGATTAGTTGAGTTTGATGAGTTTTCCAACCTCAAAAAGTTGAAGAAAGTTGGTTTATCGTTCAACAAGTTATCCGTAAGTGTCAAATCTGGTTTGAGTGCTACTTTTCCAAAGTTCGAAATTCTAGAGTTGGCTGAATGCAACTTGACAGAGTTTCCAGAATTTTTGAAAAATCAATACGAATTGGAAGCCCTAGACCTTTCTAGTAACAATATTCATGGCcaaataccaaaatgggtcTGGAATGCAACTAGAGAAACTTTGGTCAATCTGAACCTCGATATGAACTTCTTAACAGGCTTTGAGGAAAATCCAGTCATGCTTCCATGGAAAAATCTGCAGTATTTTAATCTTCGGAATAATCGGTTACAAGGGTCATTGCCAATTCCACCACAATCTATCATGTCTTACTTGGTCGGCAACAATAATTATAGTGGAGAAGTTTCACCACTGTTCTGCGACTTGAATTATCTTCAAGTTCTTGATTTGGCCATAAATAGCCTGAGTGGCATGCTTCCACGGTGTTTGGGGAAGTCCAGCAGCTTGGAAATATTGATCTTGATGTATAATTCTTTCCACGGTGATATTCCTCCATTTTGTGCTAACAGAAATAGTTTCAAATTGGTTCTGTTGGGTCACAATCGGTTACAGGGGAAGCTACCAAGATCAATGGCCGATTGCACTCGGTTAGAGTTTCTTGACATTGGCAACAATCAGATGAGTGACATCTTCCCTTCTTGGTTAGGGGTACTTCCAGTATTGAGGGGTCTCATTTTGCGGTCAAATTCATTTCATGGGATAATTGGGAAGCCTCCAACAAATCATGAGTTCCCAAACTTATGCATCATTGATTTATCCAACAATCTGTTTTCAGGTATGTTGCCTTCTAAGTATATGGAGAACTGGAATTTCATGAAATATGTTGTCGCAAACAAGGGAAGCTGGTACTTTGAAGTCTCATCAAACTTCAGCACAAATAAATATGGGTTTTACAATCAAATTTCGTACCCGATGATAATTCTCGGAAAAGGTGTTGAGTTGACATATGATGAGACCCCCTATGTTCTGAGACTCATAGATTTCTCAAGTAATAGATTTGAAGGAGAGATTCCAGCAAGTATCATTGGGAGTCTAAGAGCACTTCATTTTCTAAACCTCTCCAACAACGCTCTCTCTGGTCACATCCCTTCATCTCTAGGGAACTTGACCGCTCTTGAATCGTTGGATCTCTCTCAAAACAAGCTCTTAGGAAGGATCCCCAGTAGTTTGGCACAACTCACTTTCCTTGAGTACTTCAATGTGTCGCATAACCATCTTTGGGGGCCTATACCACTTGGCCAACAATTTGGTACATTCCTAGAAGATTCATACCAAGGAAACTCAGGTCTGTGTGGAAAGCCTTTGTCCAAGAAATGTGAGGGTTCTCAGAGCTCGAGGCTGCCGCCACCATcaagctttgaagaagatgaagaggctGGATTTCCATTTGAGTTTGACTGGTATGTAGTCTTGCCGGGAGTTATTAGCGGACTAATAGTGGGAGTGCTTGCTGGAAACACATTGGCAGACAAGAAGCATGAATGGTTTGTGGAGACATTCAGCAAGAGGAGGAAGCCAACAACCGCAACGGCGACGAGGGGACGCCGAACTTAG
- the LOC139187757 gene encoding receptor-like protein Cf-9, translated as MNDFKSSSDGDALILSNDDLTSAETQTQTLCHTDEHSFLLQFKESFTIDKSASSSPFAYPKVASWAQEGDQNQSNCCSWDGVECHAESGRVIGLDLKSSCLYGSINSNSTLFRLVHLQMLDLSDNNFNSSEIPSRLGHDLSSLSYLNLSWSAFSGQIPSEISKLSKLSTLVLSYNNGLELRKSNMRILVQNLTSIKQLHFSDVGIHDHVESL; from the exons ATGAATGACTTCAAGTCTTCAAGTGATGGGGATGCGCTGATTTTATCAAACGATGACTTGACTTCAGCTGAG ACACAGACACAAACACTTTGCCACACTGACGAGCACTCCTTCTTGTTACAATTCAAGGAAAGCTTTACGATAGACAAGTCAGCGTCTTCATCTCCTTTTGCTTATCCGAAGGTTGCATCTTGGGCTCAAGAAGGAGATCAGAATCAGAGTAACTGTTGTTCGTGGGATGGTGTTGAGTGCCATGCGGAGTCTGGTCGTGTCATTGGCCTTGACCTCAAGAGCAGTTGTCTCTATGGTTCTATCAATTCCAACAGCACCCTTTTCCGACTTGTTCACTTGCAAATGCTTGACCTCTCAGATAACAACTTCAATTCCTCTGAAATACCATCGAGATTGGGCCATGACCTTTCCAGTCTATCCTATCTCAACCTTTCATGGTCTGCATTTTCTGGCCAAATTCCATCTGAAATTTCAAAGCTATCCAAACTGTCCACCCTTGTTCTGTCTTACAATAATGGTTTGGAGCTTAGGAAGTCCAATATGAGAATCCTAGTCCAAAACTTGACCAGCATAAAACAACTTCATTTTAGTGATGTGGGcatccatgatcacgtcgaatccttatga